From a region of the Methanolobus tindarius DSM 2278 genome:
- a CDS encoding ion transporter, with product MAAYEDKYSDNKPDGNNWRSRLYEVIFEADTPAGKNFDIILIVSILLSVVAVMLDSVKSFRIAHGDLLYNIEWFFTIIFTIEYFLRMLCVKSKTKYAISLFGIVDLLAIMPTYLSLFLPGSQFLLVIRILRVLRIFRILKLVKFLDEAELLVSAMKASRRKITVFLFTVLTLVVILGSLMYLIEGEENGFTSIPFSIYWAIVTLTTVGYGDVVPKTPLGITLSSVIMIIGYSIIAVPTGIVTAEISFASIEEREKKRLKIVCNNCGNDKNDSDARFCKNCGTKL from the coding sequence ATGGCTGCATATGAGGATAAATATTCAGATAACAAACCTGATGGGAATAACTGGAGAAGCCGGCTCTATGAAGTGATATTTGAGGCAGACACTCCGGCCGGGAAGAATTTTGATATAATTCTGATAGTGAGTATTCTCCTGAGCGTGGTAGCTGTCATGCTGGACAGCGTGAAATCATTCAGGATTGCACACGGCGACCTGCTCTACAATATAGAGTGGTTCTTCACCATTATTTTTACAATTGAATATTTCCTTCGAATGCTTTGTGTCAAAAGCAAAACAAAGTATGCAATCAGTCTTTTTGGAATTGTTGACCTGCTGGCCATAATGCCCACATACCTGAGTCTCTTCCTTCCGGGAAGCCAATTCCTGCTGGTTATTAGAATACTCAGGGTGCTGAGAATATTCCGTATTCTCAAGCTTGTTAAATTCCTCGATGAAGCTGAACTATTGGTATCAGCCATGAAAGCCAGCCGAAGAAAGATAACCGTTTTTCTTTTCACGGTACTAACTCTTGTAGTCATTCTGGGTTCACTAATGTATCTTATAGAGGGAGAAGAGAATGGATTTACAAGTATACCCTTCAGTATCTACTGGGCTATCGTAACCCTGACAACTGTCGGATATGGTGATGTTGTTCCGAAAACCCCTCTTGGAATCACACTTTCTTCGGTTATTATGATAATTGGTTACAGCATAATAGCGGTTCCAACTGGTATCGTAACGGCAGAGATAAGTTTTGCCTCTATTGAAGAGAGAGAAAAGAAAAGACTTAAGATCGTCTGCAATAATTGCGGCAATGACAAAAACGATAGTGATGCACGCTTTTGCAAGAATTGTGGAACAAAATTATAA
- a CDS encoding 4Fe-4S binding protein produces the protein MLKITPYMGPLVIIVSIAGLWFPLLGYFMLLVFAAIFLIAPFRGRWFCGNLCPRGSFMDFWVGKVSEKRKIPKILKSYFIRVPLLMLMMVFMGYRLMNTHGIVNQIGMVLVIMCLTTSSIAVILGVTIAPRTWCTFCPMGTLQSIVGVNKYPLVMDQEKCIKCHKCEKICPMHLNIVDMTHNPDCIKCGRCIDICPKDALSFKKSVKDA, from the coding sequence ATGCTGAAAATAACTCCCTATATGGGGCCGCTTGTCATCATTGTTTCAATTGCAGGATTATGGTTCCCACTGCTTGGTTATTTCATGTTACTTGTGTTTGCTGCCATCTTTTTGATAGCACCATTCAGGGGTCGCTGGTTCTGTGGAAATCTTTGCCCAAGGGGAAGCTTCATGGATTTCTGGGTGGGTAAAGTTTCAGAAAAAAGAAAAATACCTAAAATTCTCAAAAGCTACTTTATCAGAGTTCCTCTTCTCATGCTCATGATGGTCTTTATGGGCTACAGGCTCATGAACACTCACGGAATCGTGAATCAGATAGGCATGGTTCTTGTAATTATGTGCCTGACCACGTCTTCAATTGCAGTTATTCTTGGAGTAACAATAGCTCCAAGGACATGGTGTACTTTCTGTCCTATGGGAACACTACAGAGCATAGTAGGCGTGAACAAGTATCCTCTTGTGATGGATCAGGAGAAATGTATCAAATGCCATAAATGTGAAAAGATATGTCCAATGCACCTGAATATTGTGGATATGACACACAATCCTGATTGTATCAAATGTGGAAGATGTATTGATATTTGTCCAAAGGATGCATTGAGTTTCAAGAAATCTGTAAAAGATGCATGA
- the cysK gene encoding cysteine synthase A, protein MRIHEDITKTVGRTPLVRLNRITEGCHATVIGKVESFNPLSSIKDRIALNMIETAEKEGLLNKDSVVIEPTSGNTGIGLAFVCAAKGYRLILTMPETMSIERRKILRLLGAEIVLTPGSKGMNGAIAEAEEMAKKTGNSFVPHQFMNPANPDVHRRTTAEEIWEDTDGEVDYLVAGVGTGGTITGVSEVIKSRKSSFKAIAVEPEDSPVLSGGNPGPHKIQGIGAGFIPDVLNTEIIDEVIKVSNEEAFETARQMAKKEGILVGISCGAALNAALQIAKREENTGKMIVVILPDTGERYLSTALAYFEE, encoded by the coding sequence ATCAGAATTCATGAAGACATAACAAAGACCGTTGGAAGGACCCCTCTTGTCCGCCTGAACAGAATAACTGAAGGGTGCCATGCAACTGTGATAGGTAAAGTTGAATCCTTCAACCCATTGAGTTCAATTAAGGACCGTATTGCCCTTAATATGATAGAGACGGCTGAAAAGGAGGGACTTCTCAATAAGGATTCTGTTGTTATAGAACCAACATCAGGCAATACAGGAATAGGACTTGCATTTGTCTGTGCTGCAAAAGGATATCGTCTTATTCTTACGATGCCGGAAACTATGAGCATTGAAAGAAGAAAGATACTCAGATTGCTTGGCGCTGAGATAGTTCTCACTCCGGGAAGTAAAGGCATGAATGGAGCCATCGCGGAAGCTGAAGAGATGGCAAAGAAGACTGGGAATTCCTTTGTTCCACACCAGTTTATGAATCCTGCAAATCCTGATGTCCACCGCCGTACAACAGCCGAAGAGATCTGGGAAGATACAGATGGTGAAGTGGATTATCTTGTGGCAGGTGTCGGGACTGGAGGAACTATTACCGGAGTATCTGAAGTAATTAAATCCCGCAAGTCTTCTTTTAAGGCAATAGCTGTGGAACCGGAGGATTCACCTGTTCTTTCCGGTGGGAATCCCGGGCCACACAAGATACAGGGAATTGGCGCCGGTTTCATCCCTGATGTACTAAATACGGAGATCATTGATGAGGTTATAAAAGTCAGCAATGAGGAGGCTTTTGAAACTGCAAGACAAATGGCAAAAAAAGAAGGAATTCTTGTAGGAATCTCATGTGGAGCGGCTCTTAATGCAGCATTGCAGATTGCCAAACGGGAGGAAAATACCGGAAAAATGATAGTTGTGATATTACCGGACACAGGGGAGAGATATCTAAGTACAGCACTTGCTTATTTTGAAGAATGA
- the dinB gene encoding DNA polymerase IV: protein MERVIIHVDMDYFYAAIEEREDPTLKGKAVVVCMYSNRGESGGAVSTSNYIARDAGIRSAMPCKLAKSKNPDAVFLPVRKAFYEDVSANVMEILRSNADSEEAFEKISIDEAFLEITESCNGDYDIAKEIGLRIKKEVKSQERITCSVGIGPNKLIAKMASSFRKPDGITIIKPEDTEDFLKPMPVKKLWGIGKVTEDKLSEMGIKTVEELAVFDVMELISVFGKSKGMWLKNAASGQDDSPVKERTASDQIGRMASLKNDSRNENMIFSLLDELMDDVIGKVEKRKVSFRSVTVTVIFSNFKTSTKSKTFNHAVNDREILAENAVELMKQFLEESNINFRRIGVRVGNLQESTGQKSLFDF from the coding sequence ATGGAACGTGTGATAATTCATGTGGACATGGACTACTTCTATGCTGCAATAGAAGAGAGGGAAGACCCGACACTCAAAGGGAAAGCTGTTGTTGTCTGCATGTATTCCAATCGTGGGGAATCAGGTGGAGCTGTCAGTACTTCTAATTATATAGCAAGGGATGCCGGAATACGTTCTGCAATGCCGTGCAAGCTTGCAAAATCCAAAAATCCTGATGCTGTTTTTCTGCCGGTACGAAAAGCGTTCTATGAAGATGTTTCTGCAAATGTGATGGAGATACTCAGGTCCAATGCAGACAGCGAGGAAGCCTTTGAAAAGATAAGTATTGATGAGGCTTTTCTGGAGATAACCGAATCCTGCAATGGTGATTATGATATTGCAAAGGAAATCGGTCTCAGAATTAAAAAAGAAGTGAAGTCGCAGGAAAGAATAACCTGCTCAGTTGGCATCGGTCCCAACAAACTCATTGCCAAAATGGCATCATCTTTCCGTAAACCTGATGGAATAACTATTATAAAACCAGAAGATACTGAGGACTTTCTTAAACCGATGCCGGTGAAGAAATTATGGGGAATTGGCAAGGTAACTGAGGATAAGCTATCTGAAATGGGAATAAAAACTGTTGAAGAACTGGCTGTCTTTGATGTTATGGAACTTATCTCTGTTTTTGGAAAGAGCAAAGGCATGTGGCTGAAAAATGCTGCATCAGGTCAGGATGACAGTCCTGTGAAGGAGAGAACTGCAAGCGACCAGATTGGCAGGATGGCATCACTTAAAAATGACAGTCGAAATGAGAATATGATTTTCTCATTGCTGGATGAGCTTATGGATGATGTTATCGGCAAGGTTGAAAAAAGGAAAGTATCATTCCGTTCCGTAACAGTAACCGTTATATTCTCAAATTTCAAAACTTCAACAAAAAGTAAAACATTCAATCATGCCGTTAATGACAGGGAAATACTTGCTGAGAATGCTGTAGAACTGATGAAACAGTTCCTTGAAGAAAGCAATATTAACTTCAGGCGTATCGGAGTGAGAGTTGGCAACCTGCAGGAAAGCACAGGACAAAAGAGCCTTTTTGATTTCTGA
- a CDS encoding ribonuclease HI family protein — MDTLNFDGSCDPNPGGIMGFGWIINWSNGKKPTEGSKEKKPSKSNTNNVAEYTALKEGIKNYLKLGGKGPLQVRGDSKLVISQMSGKWKVKNENLAEIKNETSEIIKKHNLNVKFTWVPREQNSIADRLALPKSRRNNMPKSDSKTESKSNSVKPENRKFVADVNSSSVSSKLRLQINELNTSPSPGFKSFAQLKVGGFDSFSRKKLETLQKEAGPKASSIAKKEFPNNSSQQASALRWMLRGLSTDLAVKKVKVDIELSKKRKK, encoded by the coding sequence ATGGACACACTGAATTTTGACGGCTCATGCGACCCGAATCCAGGAGGGATAATGGGATTTGGATGGATTATAAACTGGAGCAATGGCAAAAAACCAACGGAAGGTAGCAAGGAAAAGAAACCTTCAAAATCCAATACCAATAATGTTGCCGAATACACAGCCCTGAAGGAAGGTATAAAGAATTACCTCAAACTCGGGGGGAAAGGTCCTCTTCAGGTTCGTGGTGACAGCAAACTTGTCATTAGTCAGATGTCAGGGAAATGGAAAGTTAAAAATGAGAACCTGGCCGAGATAAAAAATGAAACTTCAGAGATAATCAAAAAGCACAATCTGAATGTCAAATTCACATGGGTTCCCAGGGAACAGAACAGTATTGCAGACAGGCTTGCCCTTCCTAAATCCAGACGCAACAACATGCCAAAATCTGATTCAAAAACAGAATCAAAATCAAACTCTGTTAAACCTGAGAACAGGAAGTTTGTTGCAGATGTGAATTCATCTTCTGTATCCTCAAAACTGAGACTTCAGATAAATGAACTTAATACTTCTCCCTCACCTGGTTTCAAATCTTTTGCACAGCTTAAGGTTGGAGGATTTGACTCATTTTCAAGGAAAAAACTTGAGACTTTACAGAAGGAAGCAGGCCCAAAAGCTTCTTCCATTGCTAAAAAGGAATTTCCCAATAATTCAAGTCAACAGGCTTCAGCACTCAGGTGGATGCTCAGGGGACTTTCCACAGACCTTGCGGTAAAAAAAGTCAAGGTAGATATTGAACTCAGTAAAAAGAGAAAAAAGTAA
- the epsC gene encoding serine O-acetyltransferase EpsC yields the protein MTKTSSEQKRCSILNSMVDNIYRPEIPGIVDLVVNSCSDRGCFDHLEAAVIPSREALIEIIDLIKDILFPGYFGDQTVDKNTLPYHLGNEITELFSKLSEQITNSIIHECNRHDEECTECIDRGHEETLRFLKKIPEIRSMLASDIIATYEGDPAAKNYDEIIFSYPGIFAMTVYRSAHELHKQGISIIPRIMTEYAHSVVGIDIHPGANIGKGFFIDHGTGVVIGETCEIGDNVRIYQGVTLGSLSFPKDETGKLIRDKKRHPTIENDVVIYSNATILGGDTVIGARTVIGGNVWITKSVPPDTKVVIEEPRLIFKEKK from the coding sequence ATGACCAAAACATCATCAGAACAAAAAAGATGCTCGATTCTGAACTCCATGGTCGACAACATATACCGCCCGGAAATTCCTGGTATCGTAGACCTTGTTGTCAACAGTTGTTCTGACAGGGGATGTTTTGACCACCTTGAAGCGGCCGTGATTCCATCCAGGGAAGCGCTTATTGAAATTATCGACCTGATTAAGGATATTCTCTTTCCCGGCTATTTCGGGGATCAGACAGTTGATAAGAATACTCTCCCTTATCATCTGGGAAATGAGATCACCGAACTGTTTTCAAAGCTCTCGGAACAGATAACCAACAGCATAATTCATGAATGTAACCGCCACGATGAGGAGTGCACAGAATGCATAGATCGCGGCCATGAGGAAACATTACGGTTCCTGAAGAAAATACCTGAAATCAGGTCCATGCTGGCTTCAGATATCATTGCCACTTATGAGGGAGACCCTGCAGCCAAGAATTATGATGAAATCATCTTCAGCTATCCGGGAATATTTGCAATGACTGTATACCGATCAGCACATGAACTGCACAAACAGGGAATATCCATAATACCCCGCATCATGACTGAGTATGCTCATAGCGTTGTAGGAATCGATATTCATCCTGGCGCAAATATAGGTAAAGGATTCTTTATCGACCACGGTACAGGTGTGGTTATCGGTGAAACCTGTGAAATTGGGGACAATGTTCGTATCTATCAGGGAGTTACCCTGGGTTCCCTGAGCTTTCCAAAGGATGAAACCGGAAAGCTCATCCGGGACAAAAAAAGGCATCCTACCATTGAAAATGACGTCGTCATCTATTCCAATGCAACTATTCTTGGTGGAGATACCGTAATTGGAGCGAGAACGGTAATAGGTGGTAATGTCTGGATTACAAAATCTGTTCCACCTGATACGAAGGTAGTCATCGAAGAACCACGACTCATTTTCAAGGAGAAAAAATGA
- the cooS gene encoding anaerobic carbon-monoxide dehydrogenase catalytic subunit: MEDDRISYHESVRTVYKRIKEDGITNIWDRYEAQGMGSSPDRRCNFCQGGMRCDLCSNGPCRGDALKDKRGVCGITADGMAMRMMLLRNVMGASTYQYHTNQTIKTLRATAKGETPFKITEEEKLRNFAERLGIDSSGNIGDVALEFCDFVEEDFTREYGQPSKIVEMLAPKERQELWKKTGIFPGGIQTEILRSTSSSLTNVDGNYVSLALKAMKLGVAMAYQSQIVNEYCQDIIFGLPRPHKMRVDLGVLDPDYVNILPNGHEPFLGFAMVQLARKTEWQNKAKQVGAKGLRIIANIETGQEMIQRWEMDDAFYGFTGNWIMQEAVLASGCVDIFVADMNCSMPIDPMYAEKYKFKLIPVSDLVSFEGVTERLEYIPEKASEQAAKLLQMGIDNFKERKASVKPVTDLPMSEAVVGFSTESILEALGGKLDPLLDAIKDGTLRGVAGLVSCTTLRDTGQDSHSIAVAKELIKRDVLVLSMGCGNAAMQVGGLCSPEAKELAGPGLKAICETLGIPPVLSYGTCTDTGRIADLIAAVSAALGNVPVPDLPVVATAPEYMEQKATIDAVFALAFGLYTHVNPVPTVTGAPNLVKLLTEDCKDVTGGVMNVETDAVKAVELMLDHIENNRKKLGI, encoded by the coding sequence GTGGAAGATGATAGAATATCATATCATGAGTCAGTGCGCACAGTATATAAAAGAATAAAAGAAGACGGTATAACCAACATCTGGGACCGCTATGAAGCACAGGGAATGGGCAGCAGCCCGGATAGAAGATGTAACTTCTGTCAGGGAGGAATGCGTTGCGACCTTTGTTCTAATGGGCCATGCCGTGGAGATGCACTGAAGGATAAAAGAGGAGTTTGTGGAATAACTGCCGACGGAATGGCAATGCGTATGATGCTTTTGCGAAACGTTATGGGAGCTTCGACATATCAGTACCATACGAACCAGACAATAAAGACACTGAGAGCCACAGCAAAAGGGGAGACGCCTTTTAAAATAACCGAAGAAGAAAAACTTAGAAACTTCGCCGAAAGACTCGGAATCGATTCCAGTGGAAATATAGGAGATGTTGCCCTGGAATTCTGTGATTTTGTGGAAGAAGATTTTACAAGAGAATACGGACAGCCGAGTAAAATTGTGGAGATGCTTGCTCCAAAAGAAAGACAGGAGTTATGGAAAAAAACAGGCATCTTTCCCGGAGGTATCCAGACAGAAATTCTTAGGTCAACAAGTTCATCCCTGACCAATGTGGACGGAAATTATGTTAGCCTTGCATTAAAGGCCATGAAGCTTGGTGTGGCAATGGCATATCAGAGCCAGATAGTCAATGAATATTGTCAGGACATCATATTCGGATTACCCAGACCTCACAAAATGAGAGTTGACCTCGGAGTCCTCGATCCGGATTATGTTAACATTCTACCAAACGGACATGAACCATTCCTTGGATTTGCAATGGTGCAGCTTGCAAGAAAAACTGAGTGGCAGAATAAGGCCAAGCAGGTTGGAGCTAAAGGTCTGAGGATAATTGCTAACATTGAGACAGGACAGGAAATGATCCAGCGATGGGAAATGGATGACGCTTTCTATGGATTCACAGGTAACTGGATAATGCAGGAGGCTGTGCTTGCAAGCGGCTGTGTGGATATTTTTGTTGCGGACATGAATTGTTCTATGCCGATAGATCCTATGTATGCTGAAAAATATAAATTCAAACTTATCCCTGTAAGTGATCTTGTTTCTTTTGAAGGGGTAACCGAACGTCTTGAGTATATTCCTGAAAAAGCCAGTGAGCAGGCAGCAAAACTACTCCAGATGGGCATTGATAACTTTAAGGAAAGAAAGGCAAGCGTTAAGCCTGTTACAGATTTGCCGATGAGTGAAGCGGTGGTGGGCTTTTCCACAGAAAGCATACTTGAAGCCCTGGGAGGAAAACTTGACCCGCTTCTGGATGCCATCAAAGACGGAACCCTACGCGGAGTTGCAGGACTTGTTTCCTGTACAACCCTGAGAGACACGGGTCAGGATAGCCACAGCATTGCCGTTGCAAAGGAACTTATCAAAAGGGATGTACTTGTGCTTTCCATGGGATGTGGAAATGCAGCCATGCAGGTTGGAGGACTCTGCAGTCCCGAAGCAAAAGAACTTGCAGGACCCGGACTGAAGGCAATCTGTGAAACACTTGGAATTCCTCCGGTACTCAGTTACGGAACCTGCACCGATACGGGCAGAATCGCTGATCTGATAGCAGCTGTATCTGCAGCACTTGGTAATGTTCCTGTACCCGATCTGCCAGTTGTTGCAACAGCTCCTGAATATATGGAACAGAAAGCAACGATAGACGCGGTATTTGCACTGGCATTCGGTCTTTATACACACGTAAATCCTGTTCCAACTGTAACAGGAGCACCGAATCTTGTGAAACTCCTAACCGAGGATTGTAAAGATGTCACAGGCGGTGTGATGAATGTTGAAACAGATGCTGTAAAAGCAGTGGAACTCATGCTTGACCATATTGAGAACAATCGTAAAAAACTTGGAATCTGA
- a CDS encoding GNAT family N-acetyltransferase, with the protein MVNIRPFREEDNDSLLNIEKLCPQGNEECAMIIDKGPDITARYEIYDNWEIRVAEKNATAVGWIGWTIKKGTDEPYLYIAEVMVHPDHKNQGLEVELVREAEKAASEAKASYIYCYAYEPNEEFMDLFEKLGYMRKKSIQAISISAYKKENMESGYEIERINAEDIHDTIKLINSYYHGNAQFCPFTIESFKDYTERIFGYGLENFITAKWKGHIVACAGFWDASVLMEVTYTKEPMMWKVMANAYGILRHFTRVPDIPTEGEVCKMHSIVDFAFEQEHSPAMEEIIDYCNNLMFETNCKFFGAYTDPDDPVLGVLKKFKPMHENLYLYAKPISGKIPDFSRIYVDCRDTIL; encoded by the coding sequence ATGGTCAATATAAGACCTTTTAGGGAAGAGGACAACGATTCTCTGTTGAATATTGAAAAATTGTGTCCTCAGGGGAATGAAGAATGTGCAATGATCATTGACAAGGGACCGGATATTACAGCAAGATACGAAATTTATGACAACTGGGAAATCCGTGTTGCAGAAAAGAATGCCACCGCTGTGGGATGGATAGGCTGGACTATTAAAAAAGGAACGGATGAACCATATCTTTACATTGCAGAAGTAATGGTTCATCCTGACCACAAAAATCAGGGACTAGAAGTCGAACTTGTCAGGGAAGCAGAAAAGGCTGCATCTGAAGCAAAGGCTTCTTACATCTATTGTTATGCGTATGAACCTAATGAAGAGTTCATGGATCTTTTTGAAAAGCTTGGTTACATGAGGAAGAAAAGCATACAGGCTATTTCGATTTCAGCTTACAAAAAGGAGAATATGGAAAGCGGTTATGAAATTGAAAGAATAAATGCCGAAGACATTCATGATACCATTAAACTGATCAATAGCTACTACCATGGAAATGCCCAATTTTGTCCTTTTACCATAGAGAGTTTCAAAGACTATACTGAGAGAATATTTGGATATGGTCTCGAGAATTTCATAACGGCAAAATGGAAAGGACATATTGTTGCCTGTGCTGGTTTTTGGGATGCTTCAGTCCTTATGGAAGTTACATACACTAAGGAACCGATGATGTGGAAAGTCATGGCAAATGCATACGGAATACTCAGACACTTTACAAGAGTGCCGGATATTCCAACGGAAGGTGAGGTCTGTAAAATGCATTCAATTGTAGATTTCGCATTTGAGCAGGAACACAGTCCTGCAATGGAAGAGATAATCGACTACTGCAACAACCTTATGTTTGAAACGAACTGCAAGTTCTTCGGAGCCTATACTGACCCTGATGATCCGGTTCTAGGAGTACTGAAAAAGTTCAAGCCAATGCATGAGAACCTGTACCTCTACGCAAAACCAATTTCAGGAAAAATTCCAGACTTTAGCCGCATTTATGTGGATTGCAGGGATACGATTCTTTAA
- a CDS encoding ATP-binding protein — protein MSIYDTKNDELDNASSMQLNLLKKTLSSVQDLIVVIDRNMRIVTSNWKNCNSIPANEKMGNPLCYSCLMKQSKPCESCRLLEVFATGKCCRFEIEDPLDNKTKLIELSPLFDDDGNVSMVVRHAKDISECKSIENTLKMREKQQAVVAKLGQEGLAGADLDKLMQESVRLVTDTLDVEYCRIMEKEGNGAVMVAGVGWEEENNSKNENENSKNDIVCYTLYSDRNEDPAISEDISQEKYNFTSGLPLLKENGIVSGMDVTIGSRDDPYGVMNVHTTQRRVFTKDDMHFMQSVANVLAEALSRKEAEENLKSYAKRLEDANHLKVLFTDILTHDLLNPANIIRGFTEEMIIVEDEQSKQTLLDKIHKNNERMIYMIESASKFIKLESVDDIKFEEQDFLPILEKVVRNLNSEMTKKGINFDMKAMGPYPSFVNPIMEEVFLNLLSNAIKFTPPNGRISIAISDAMDKWKIQVTDTGPGINNDEKEMIFERFRRADKGSIKGSGLGLAIAKRIVELHGGEIGVENNPIGRGSVFWFTIRKAPCF, from the coding sequence ATGTCAATCTATGACACAAAAAACGATGAGCTGGACAATGCAAGTAGTATGCAGCTCAACCTCTTGAAAAAAACCCTGTCATCAGTACAGGATCTCATAGTTGTAATAGACCGGAATATGCGGATTGTAACAAGCAACTGGAAGAATTGCAATTCTATACCTGCAAATGAAAAAATGGGTAATCCATTATGCTACAGTTGTCTCATGAAACAGTCAAAACCCTGCGAATCATGCCGTTTGCTGGAGGTTTTTGCCACAGGAAAATGCTGCAGGTTTGAGATTGAAGACCCTCTTGACAACAAAACAAAACTCATTGAGCTTTCACCTCTTTTTGACGATGATGGAAATGTGTCCATGGTAGTTAGACATGCAAAGGACATCAGCGAATGCAAATCCATTGAAAATACCCTGAAAATGAGAGAAAAACAACAGGCTGTAGTTGCAAAACTCGGACAGGAAGGACTTGCAGGAGCAGACCTTGATAAGCTTATGCAGGAATCTGTGAGACTTGTGACAGACACCCTTGATGTGGAATACTGCCGTATAATGGAAAAAGAAGGTAATGGCGCAGTCATGGTTGCTGGTGTTGGCTGGGAAGAAGAAAACAACAGCAAAAATGAGAATGAAAACAGCAAGAATGACATTGTCTGCTATACTTTGTACTCTGACCGCAATGAAGATCCAGCTATAAGTGAAGACATTTCACAGGAGAAATACAACTTTACAAGCGGGTTACCATTGCTAAAAGAGAATGGAATCGTCAGCGGTATGGATGTTACTATCGGAAGCAGGGATGATCCTTACGGTGTTATGAATGTACACACCACGCAGAGAAGGGTGTTCACTAAAGATGATATGCACTTCATGCAATCTGTGGCCAATGTACTTGCAGAAGCTCTCAGCAGAAAAGAAGCCGAAGAGAATCTCAAAAGCTATGCAAAACGTCTTGAGGATGCAAACCACCTGAAAGTGCTTTTCACAGATATCTTAACACACGATCTTCTTAATCCTGCAAATATAATACGCGGTTTTACTGAAGAGATGATAATTGTCGAGGATGAGCAAAGTAAGCAGACTCTGCTTGATAAGATTCACAAGAACAATGAAAGAATGATCTATATGATAGAATCAGCTTCAAAGTTCATTAAACTGGAATCTGTGGACGATATCAAATTTGAGGAGCAGGACTTTTTGCCCATTCTTGAAAAAGTAGTCAGGAACCTCAATTCTGAAATGACTAAAAAAGGTATTAATTTCGATATGAAAGCAATGGGGCCTTATCCCTCATTTGTTAACCCTATAATGGAAGAAGTATTCCTCAACCTGCTTTCCAATGCAATAAAATTCACTCCCCCAAACGGGAGAATATCAATAGCCATTTCAGATGCCATGGATAAATGGAAAATACAGGTTACTGACACAGGTCCTGGAATCAATAATGATGAAAAGGAAATGATATTTGAGCGTTTCAGACGTGCTGATAAAGGAAGCATAAAAGGAAGCGGCCTTGGTCTTGCAATTGCAAAAAGGATAGTGGAACTTCACGGTGGGGAAATCGGAGTTGAAAACAATCCGATTGGCCGTGGAAGTGTTTTCTGGTTCACCATCAGAAAGGCTCCATGCTTCTGA